In Granulicella mallensis MP5ACTX8, the sequence TCTGCGCAAGATTCGCCGACTCAACTCGATCCGCTCACCTGGCTTCGTGGTCTCCCCAAAGCCGAGCTGCATCTGCACCTCGAAGGGTCGATCACCCCTGAGACCCTCGTAGAGCTCTCGCGCACCAACGATGCCGCACCCCTGTCTCTCGAAGCGGCGAAACAGGTCTACAGCTACGCCGACTTCCCCAGCTTCCTGATGAGCTTCAAGGCAGTCACCGAGCGGCTGCACACGCCCGCCGACTACGAGACCATCACCTATGCCATGCTGCGCGATCTCGCCGCGCAGGGCGTGCGTCACGCCGAGGCTTATATCTCCATCGGCATTCTCTACCACTTCGCGCGGCTGGATGTGGACGAGGTGATGGCTGCCATCGAGCGCGGCCGCGTGCGCGGCGAAAAGGACTTCGGCGTCTCGCTGCTGTGGATCATCGACGCTGTGCGCCACTTCGGCATCGAGGAGTGCGAACGAGTCTTCCGCAAGGCCGCTGAACTGCAGCATCAGTATCCCAGCGTGGTCGGCATTGGTATCGGCGGAGATGAGGCTCGTGGGCCCGCTCAAGAGTTCCGCGAGCTCTATGCCGAGGCCAAGGACGCAGGCCTGCACCTGACCTGCCACGCGGGCGAATCGACCGGCCCGCAGAGCATCTGGGCAGCTTTGAATATAGGAGCCGAACGCATCGGCCACGCCCTCACGGCGGAGCAGGACCCTGACCTCATCGAAGTGCTGGCCCAGCGGCAGATTCCG encodes:
- the add gene encoding adenosine deaminase, which translates into the protein MARRTNSAQDSPTQLDPLTWLRGLPKAELHLHLEGSITPETLVELSRTNDAAPLSLEAAKQVYSYADFPSFLMSFKAVTERLHTPADYETITYAMLRDLAAQGVRHAEAYISIGILYHFARLDVDEVMAAIERGRVRGEKDFGVSLLWIIDAVRHFGIEECERVFRKAAELQHQYPSVVGIGIGGDEARGPAQEFRELYAEAKDAGLHLTCHAGESTGPQSIWAALNIGAERIGHALTAEQDPDLIEVLAQRQIPLELNITSNLRTGCCPALPEHPVRRYFDEGLMVTLNSDDPPFFGANLLDEYLLSHTQFEFTLDQLREVAANSIEASFLKPERKLALLGEIERYGW